From Fusarium fujikuroi IMI 58289 draft genome, chromosome FFUJ_chr07, a single genomic window includes:
- a CDS encoding related to TAM domain methyltransferase: protein MADNSPQDPAATATTQPEGHLEVDDDLGANDSLYQSTYENGRRYHAFREGTYPVPNDEDEQDRMDLVHHVYSILLDGKLHLAPIGANPQRVLDLGTGTGIWAIDFADEHPSAEVIGNDLSPIQPEWNPPNCTFEVDDFEDEWLYRSEFDFVHARELEACVGDEDLMLQRAFRHIRSNGYIELQGVDARFESDDGTLDKAPSAKSWMKHLIEACAKFGKPVDCADKWKDRLIKAGFVDVQQDVRKLPIGPWPKDPKLKELGRYQAIQESKVIDSYTPKLFEYALGWSAEEIQVLMAQVKNELRNPGIHLYLPVYFVWGRKP, encoded by the exons ATGGCGGATAACTCTCCTCAAGACCCTGCCGCGACGGCTACCACTCAGCCTGAGGGCCACTTGGAAGTTGAT GATGACTTGGGTGCCAATGATTCACTTTATCAATCAAC ATATGAA AATGGACGTCGATATCATGCATTCCGAGAAGGCACCTATCCCGTG CccaacgatgaagatgagcaaGATCGTATGGACCTCGTCCATCACGTATATAGTATCCTTCTCGACGGAAAGCTCCACCTTGCCCCGATTGGCGCGAACCCTCAGCGTGTACTTGACCTCGGCACAGGGACTGGTATCTGGGCGATAGATTTCGCAGA TGAGCATCCTTCGGCAGAAGTTATAGGAAATGATCTCAGTCCGATCCAACCAGAATG GAATCCACCAAACTGCACCTTTGAGGTAGATGACTTCGAGGACGAGTGGCTGTACCGCTCAGAATTTGACTTTGTTCACGCCCGCGAGTTGGAAGCGTGTGTAGGCGACGAGGACCTTATGCTCCAGCGAGCTTTCAGACACATACGCTCCAACGGTTATATCGAACTACAAGGCGTAGACGCGCGTTTTGAGTCCGATGACGGAACGCTCGACAAAGCGCCCAGTGCCAAATCGTGGATGAAGCACCTAATCGAAGCTTGCGCCAAGTTTGGCAAGCCTGTTGACTGTGCGGACAAATGGAAGGACAGGTTGATTAAGGCAGGGTTTGTGGATGTTCAGCAAGATGTCCGAAAG TTGCCTATCGGGCCTTGGCCGAAGGATCCAAAGCTTAAGGAACTTGGTCGGTATCAAGCTATCCAAGAGTCAAAGGTTATCGACTCGTACACGCCTAAACTGTTTGAGTATGCGCTTGGTTGGAGTGCGGAGGAGATCCAGGTGTTGATGGCGCAGGTTAAGAATGAGCTGAGAAACCCGGGTATTCATCTTTATCTCCCTGTCTATTTTGTTTGGGGCAGAAAACCTTAG